A single Myxocyprinus asiaticus isolate MX2 ecotype Aquarium Trade chromosome 50, UBuf_Myxa_2, whole genome shotgun sequence DNA region contains:
- the LOC127439145 gene encoding zinc finger protein 501-like isoform X2 has translation MKPPLRVNALNKPCDKMRGLTVSDMEATEILLPPPGLSEFSHKRRSASKQLKSAMKEESEDMSDSEASRIKHEDTKEQRDLMEVKEESQELKILPQTENYFTQKNTERAEAKKSFTCSRCGKSFTRKETLKVHMRVHTGEKPYRCDQCGKSFTHKETLTKHMRIHTGEKPYRCDQCGKSFTHKETLKKHMRIHTGEKPYRCDQCGKRFIQSKCLHNHLLSHTGERPFSCDQCGKTFKVKSTLKGHLKVHAKEKDHFCSICGKGFTRLEGFKVHQKIHIGVRDHVCFQCGKTFIRVSQLKDHLRIHSGEKPYKCSHCDKRFTDASTLKKHERIHSGEKTYHCPPCGRSFNQSGNLRSHMKRRHPNSNLQEKICIQTEQLKSAKLEFVKEETENTSDSEVCRINKET, from the exons atgaagcctccactccgcgttaacgcgctcaacaagccatgtgataagatgcgcggattgacggtctcagacatggaggcaactgagattcttcttccgccacccggattgag TGAATTCAGCCACAAGAGAAGATCTGCATCCAAACAACTGAAATCTGCAATGAAAGAGGAGAGTGAGGACATGAGTGATTCAGAAGCCAGCAGAATAAAACATGAAGATACTAaagaacaaagag ACCTGATGGAAGTGAAGGAGGAAAGTCAAGAGCTGAAAATACTTCCACAGACTGAAAACTATTTCACACAGAAAAATACAGAGAGAGCAGAAGCCAAAAAGTCTTTCACCTGCTCTcggtgtggaaagagtttcacacgaaAAGAAACCCTTAAGGTtcacatgagagttcacactggagagaaaccttacagatgtgatcagtgtggaaagagtttcacacataaaGAAACCCTTACGAAACACatgagaatccacactggagagaaaccttacagatgtgatcagtgtggaaagagtttcacacataaaGAAACCCTTAAGAAACACatgagaatccacactggagagaaaccttacagatgtgatcagtgtggaaagagattcATACAGTCAAAATGTCTCCACAATCATCTGCTCTCTCACACCGGAGAAAGACCATTTTCCTGTGATCAGTGTGGTAAAACTTTTAAAGTGAAATCAACCTTGAAGGGCCACCTGAAAGTTCATGCAAAGGAGAAGGATCACTTCTGTTCTATTTGTGGAAAGGGTTTTACACGGCTTGAGGGCTTTAAAGTGCACCAGAAAATACACATTGGTGTGAGGGATCATGTGTGTTTTCAGTGTGGTAAGACTTTTATTAGAGTCAGCCAATTGAAAGATCACCTGAGAATTCActctggagaaaaaccttacaagtgctcacactgtgacaAGAGATTCACTGATGCATCAACTCTGAAAAAACATGAGAGGATCCACTCTGGAGAGAAGACATACCACTGCCCTCCATGTGGGAGGAGTTTCAACCAAAGTGGTAATCTACGCAGTCATATGAAAAGGCGTCATCCAAATTCAAA CCTACAAGAAAAGATCTGCATCCAAACAGAACAACTGAAATCTGCAAAGTTGGAGTTTGTTAAAGAGGAGACTGAGAACACGAGTGATTCAGAAGTCTGCAGAATTAACAAAGAG ACCTGA
- the LOC127439145 gene encoding zinc finger protein 239-like isoform X4 — MKEESEDMSDSEASRIKHEDTKEQRDLMEVKEESQELKILPQTENYFTQKNTERAEAKKSFTCSRCGKSFTRKETLKVHMRVHTGEKPYRCDQCGKSFTHKETLTKHMRIHTGEKPYRCDQCGKSFTHKETLKKHMRIHTGEKPYRCDQCGKRFIQSKCLHNHLLSHTGERPFSCDQCGKTFKVKSTLKGHLKVHAKEKDHFCSICGKGFTRLEGFKVHQKIHIGVRDHVCFQCGKTFIRVSQLKDHLRIHSGEKPYKCSHCDKRFTDASTLKKHERIHSGEKTYHCPPCGRSFNQSGNLRSHMKRRHPNSNLQEKICIQTEQLKSAKLEFVKEETENTSDSEVCRINKEVAVHS, encoded by the exons ATGAAAGAGGAGAGTGAGGACATGAGTGATTCAGAAGCCAGCAGAATAAAACATGAAGATACTAaagaacaaagag ACCTGATGGAAGTGAAGGAGGAAAGTCAAGAGCTGAAAATACTTCCACAGACTGAAAACTATTTCACACAGAAAAATACAGAGAGAGCAGAAGCCAAAAAGTCTTTCACCTGCTCTcggtgtggaaagagtttcacacgaaAAGAAACCCTTAAGGTtcacatgagagttcacactggagagaaaccttacagatgtgatcagtgtggaaagagtttcacacataaaGAAACCCTTACGAAACACatgagaatccacactggagagaaaccttacagatgtgatcagtgtggaaagagtttcacacataaaGAAACCCTTAAGAAACACatgagaatccacactggagagaaaccttacagatgtgatcagtgtggaaagagattcATACAGTCAAAATGTCTCCACAATCATCTGCTCTCTCACACCGGAGAAAGACCATTTTCCTGTGATCAGTGTGGTAAAACTTTTAAAGTGAAATCAACCTTGAAGGGCCACCTGAAAGTTCATGCAAAGGAGAAGGATCACTTCTGTTCTATTTGTGGAAAGGGTTTTACACGGCTTGAGGGCTTTAAAGTGCACCAGAAAATACACATTGGTGTGAGGGATCATGTGTGTTTTCAGTGTGGTAAGACTTTTATTAGAGTCAGCCAATTGAAAGATCACCTGAGAATTCActctggagaaaaaccttacaagtgctcacactgtgacaAGAGATTCACTGATGCATCAACTCTGAAAAAACATGAGAGGATCCACTCTGGAGAGAAGACATACCACTGCCCTCCATGTGGGAGGAGTTTCAACCAAAGTGGTAATCTACGCAGTCATATGAAAAGGCGTCATCCAAATTCAAA CCTACAAGAAAAGATCTGCATCCAAACAGAACAACTGAAATCTGCAAAGTTGGAGTTTGTTAAAGAGGAGACTGAGAACACGAGTGATTCAGAAGTCTGCAGAATTAACAAAGAGGTTGCCGTCCATTCTTGA
- the LOC127439145 gene encoding zinc finger protein 501-like isoform X1, whose amino-acid sequence MKPPLRVNALNKPCDKMRGLTVSDMEATEILLPPPGLSEFSHKRRSASKQLKSAMKEESEDMSDSEASRIKHEDTKEQRDLMEVKEESQELKILPQTENYFTQKNTERAEAKKSFTCSRCGKSFTRKETLKVHMRVHTGEKPYRCDQCGKSFTHKETLTKHMRIHTGEKPYRCDQCGKSFTHKETLKKHMRIHTGEKPYRCDQCGKRFIQSKCLHNHLLSHTGERPFSCDQCGKTFKVKSTLKGHLKVHAKEKDHFCSICGKGFTRLEGFKVHQKIHIGVRDHVCFQCGKTFIRVSQLKDHLRIHSGEKPYKCSHCDKRFTDASTLKKHERIHSGEKTYHCPPCGRSFNQSGNLRSHMKRRHPNSNLQEKICIQTEQLKSAKLEFVKEETENTSDSEVCRINKEVAVHS is encoded by the exons atgaagcctccactccgcgttaacgcgctcaacaagccatgtgataagatgcgcggattgacggtctcagacatggaggcaactgagattcttcttccgccacccggattgag TGAATTCAGCCACAAGAGAAGATCTGCATCCAAACAACTGAAATCTGCAATGAAAGAGGAGAGTGAGGACATGAGTGATTCAGAAGCCAGCAGAATAAAACATGAAGATACTAaagaacaaagag ACCTGATGGAAGTGAAGGAGGAAAGTCAAGAGCTGAAAATACTTCCACAGACTGAAAACTATTTCACACAGAAAAATACAGAGAGAGCAGAAGCCAAAAAGTCTTTCACCTGCTCTcggtgtggaaagagtttcacacgaaAAGAAACCCTTAAGGTtcacatgagagttcacactggagagaaaccttacagatgtgatcagtgtggaaagagtttcacacataaaGAAACCCTTACGAAACACatgagaatccacactggagagaaaccttacagatgtgatcagtgtggaaagagtttcacacataaaGAAACCCTTAAGAAACACatgagaatccacactggagagaaaccttacagatgtgatcagtgtggaaagagattcATACAGTCAAAATGTCTCCACAATCATCTGCTCTCTCACACCGGAGAAAGACCATTTTCCTGTGATCAGTGTGGTAAAACTTTTAAAGTGAAATCAACCTTGAAGGGCCACCTGAAAGTTCATGCAAAGGAGAAGGATCACTTCTGTTCTATTTGTGGAAAGGGTTTTACACGGCTTGAGGGCTTTAAAGTGCACCAGAAAATACACATTGGTGTGAGGGATCATGTGTGTTTTCAGTGTGGTAAGACTTTTATTAGAGTCAGCCAATTGAAAGATCACCTGAGAATTCActctggagaaaaaccttacaagtgctcacactgtgacaAGAGATTCACTGATGCATCAACTCTGAAAAAACATGAGAGGATCCACTCTGGAGAGAAGACATACCACTGCCCTCCATGTGGGAGGAGTTTCAACCAAAGTGGTAATCTACGCAGTCATATGAAAAGGCGTCATCCAAATTCAAA CCTACAAGAAAAGATCTGCATCCAAACAGAACAACTGAAATCTGCAAAGTTGGAGTTTGTTAAAGAGGAGACTGAGAACACGAGTGATTCAGAAGTCTGCAGAATTAACAAAGAGGTTGCCGTCCATTCTTGA
- the LOC127439145 gene encoding zinc finger protein 239-like isoform X3 produces MKPPLRVNALNKPCDKMRGLTVSDMEATEILLPPPGLSEFSHKRRSASKQLKSAMKEESEDMSDSEASRIKHEDTKEQRDLMEVKEESQELKILPQTENYFTQKNTERAEAKKSFTCSRCGKSFTRKETLKVHMRVHTGEKPYRCDQCGKSFTHKETLTKHMRIHTGEKPYRCDQCGKSFTHKETLKKHMRIHTGEKPYRCDQCGKRFIQSKCLHNHLLSHTGERPFSCDQCGKTFKVKSTLKGHLKVHAKEKDHFCSICGKGFTRLEGFKVHQKIHIGVRDHVCFQCGKTFIRVSQLKDHLRIHSGEKPYKCSHCDKRFTDASTLKKHERIHSGEKTYHCPPCGRSFNQSGNLRSHMKRRHPNSKCVLVKKKSQTHLGYHEAYKKRSASKQNN; encoded by the exons atgaagcctccactccgcgttaacgcgctcaacaagccatgtgataagatgcgcggattgacggtctcagacatggaggcaactgagattcttcttccgccacccggattgag TGAATTCAGCCACAAGAGAAGATCTGCATCCAAACAACTGAAATCTGCAATGAAAGAGGAGAGTGAGGACATGAGTGATTCAGAAGCCAGCAGAATAAAACATGAAGATACTAaagaacaaagag ACCTGATGGAAGTGAAGGAGGAAAGTCAAGAGCTGAAAATACTTCCACAGACTGAAAACTATTTCACACAGAAAAATACAGAGAGAGCAGAAGCCAAAAAGTCTTTCACCTGCTCTcggtgtggaaagagtttcacacgaaAAGAAACCCTTAAGGTtcacatgagagttcacactggagagaaaccttacagatgtgatcagtgtggaaagagtttcacacataaaGAAACCCTTACGAAACACatgagaatccacactggagagaaaccttacagatgtgatcagtgtggaaagagtttcacacataaaGAAACCCTTAAGAAACACatgagaatccacactggagagaaaccttacagatgtgatcagtgtggaaagagattcATACAGTCAAAATGTCTCCACAATCATCTGCTCTCTCACACCGGAGAAAGACCATTTTCCTGTGATCAGTGTGGTAAAACTTTTAAAGTGAAATCAACCTTGAAGGGCCACCTGAAAGTTCATGCAAAGGAGAAGGATCACTTCTGTTCTATTTGTGGAAAGGGTTTTACACGGCTTGAGGGCTTTAAAGTGCACCAGAAAATACACATTGGTGTGAGGGATCATGTGTGTTTTCAGTGTGGTAAGACTTTTATTAGAGTCAGCCAATTGAAAGATCACCTGAGAATTCActctggagaaaaaccttacaagtgctcacactgtgacaAGAGATTCACTGATGCATCAACTCTGAAAAAACATGAGAGGATCCACTCTGGAGAGAAGACATACCACTGCCCTCCATGTGGGAGGAGTTTCAACCAAAGTGGTAATCTACGCAGTCATATGAAAAGGCGTCATCCAAATTCAAA atgtgttctggtgaagaagaaaagtcaaacacacctgggatatcatgagg CCTACAAGAAAAGATCTGCATCCAAACAGAACAACTGA